One genomic segment of Helianthus annuus cultivar XRQ/B chromosome 14, HanXRQr2.0-SUNRISE, whole genome shotgun sequence includes these proteins:
- the LOC110909039 gene encoding suppressor of RPS4-RLD 1 — protein sequence MASTLTQRAQLAKFCTSRDWSKAIRILDSLLSQSCVIQDICNRAYCYSQLELHKHVIKDCDKALQLDPTLLQAYILKGRAYSALGRKDDAVLVWEQGYEHAVRQSTDLKQLLELEELLTALKKSTTVSSDKDAVSKTEPTNSGKSSETSNTRTVSSLGSQPSGDSREVLQIESKPNEISYIPNGSSKKDSVEGSKSFHMGQNGNHEKPQNGTCNVSIDIGARSEARNSTSDNHKSNLIPKISLIPSKSSEIPDMPNEASNDAKGNKKFSVTRISKAKSINVDFRLSRGIAQVNEGQYARAISIFDQILREDPTYPEALIGRGTAYAFKRELDSAIADFTKAIQSNPSAGEAWKRRGQARAALGESSEAITDLTKSLEFEPDSADILHERGIVNFKLKDFFAAIEDLSACVKLDKDNKSAYTYLGLALSSVGEYKKAEEAHMKAIQIDEKFVEAWGHLAQLYQDLANSTRAWECLKQVLQIDTRFAKGYHLRGLLLHATGDHRNAIKDLTMGLSIESSNIECLYLRASCHHAVGEYKEAVKDYDAALDLELDSMDKFVLQCLAFYQKEIALYTSAKVNSEFCWFDIDGDVDPLFKEYWCKRLHPKNVCEKVFRQPPLRKAKLKKQDLTLTKPKIALLLAADRIGKTIQYHCTGFLPNRRQHRMAGLAAIEIAQKVSKIWRSLQSEWRFSTKNTSKSGRRARRKERIIIPSPNKNGAGCSTSSNSETSTSSALEEKPSGQSIFSWLHLYSMAVKWRQISEPCDPVVWVNRLSEEFNTGFGSHTPLILGQARVARYYPHFQRTLDVAKTVVKDNRFVYNKADGTIDLSNGGKLEEFLKAESCADLYKVVGEDFWLATWCNSTAYLGKRLEGTRITLVKTGERGFDFAIRTPCSPDRWDDFDAEMTSSWEALCNAYCGETYGSNDFGTLENVREAILRMTYYWYNFMPLSRGSAVVGFSVMLGLLLAANMEFTGSIPEGRQVDWDAIMSLDPNSFMDSVKSWLYPSLKVTPTLKDIPDVASTLETTGSVVAALSSYNAS from the exons ATGGCCTCAACGCTGACTCAGCGAGCTCAACTCGCCAAATTCTGCACTTCTCGCGACTGGTCCAAAGCCATTCGCATCCTCGATTCTCTCCTCTCTCAATCCTGCGTTATTCAGGATATCTG TAATCGTGCGTATTGCTATAGTCAATTGGAGCTTCATAAGCATGTGATTAAGGATTGCGATAAGGCGCTCCAGCTTGATCCTACTCTGCTTCAAGCTTATATTCTAAAAG GCCGTGCATATTCTGCATTGGGCAGAAAAGACGATGCTGTACTGGTTTGGGAACAAGGTTATGAACATGCTGTTCGCCAGTCTACCGATTTGAAGCAGCTGCTTGAGCTGGAAGAACTTTTGACAGCTCTAAAGAAGAGTACGACTGTTTCCAGTGACAAAGATGCTGTATCCAAAACTGAACCTACTAATTCTGGCAAATCAAGTGAAACAAGTAATACTCGTACCGTTTCAAGTCTTGGTTCTCAACCTAGTGGCGATTCAAGGGAGGTGTTGCAGATAGAAAGCAAGCCAAATGAAATATCTTACATACCCAATGGGTCTAGTAAAAAAGACAGCGTTGAGGGTTCTAAAAGTTTTCACATGGGTCAAAATGGAAATCATGAAAAACCACAAAATGGAACCTGCAACGTATCCATCGACATTGGTGCCAGATCCGAAGCACGTAATAGTACAAGTGATAACCACAAATCTAATCTTATCCCTAAAATTTCCTTAATTCCCAGTAAATCAAGTGAGATACCTGACATGCCCAATGAAGCAAGTAATGATGCTAAGGGGAATAAAAAGTTTTCTGTTACTAGGATCTCAAAGGCCAAATCTATAAATGTTGATTTCCGATTATCACGAGGAATTGCTCAG GTGAATGAAGGACAATATGCTCGTGCCATATCCATCTTTGACCAG ATTTTGAGAGAAGATCCTACTTACCCTGAAGCACTAATAGGAAGGGGAACAGCCTATGCATTTAAAAGGGAACTCGATTCAGCCATTGCTGATTTTACAAAG GCTATTCAATCAAATCCATCAGCTGGTGAGGCGTGGAAACGAAGAGGGCAGGCCCGAGCTGCTTTAGGAGAATCTAGTGAG GCAATCACAGATTTGACCAAGTCCTTAGAGTTTGAGCCTGACTCAGCAGATATATTGCATGAAAGGG GAATCGTCAATTTTAAGCTCAAGGATTTCTTTGCTGCCATTGAGGACCTGTCTGCATGTGTAAAACTTGATAAGGATAATAAATCAGCTTACACATACCTG GGTCTGgcactgtcatcagttggtgaatACAAAAAAGCTGAGGAAGCACATATGAAAGCAATTCAAATTGACGAAAAGTTTGTTGAGGCATGGGGTCACTTAGCTCAG CTTTATCAAGACTTGGCAAATTCAACAAGGGCTTGGGAATGCCTTAAACAGGTTTTGCAAATTGATACAAG GTTTGCTAAAGGATATCACCTGCGTGGACTGCTACTTCATGCTACGGGAGATCACAG GAATGCTATCAAAGACTTAACGATGGGGCTAAGCATTGAGAGCTCAAACATAGAGTGCCTATATCTAAGGGCTTCTTGCCACCATGCTGTTGGAGAATATAAAGAAGCT GTAAAGGACTATGATGCTGCATTGGATTTGGAGCTAGACTCGATGGACAAATTTGTCCTTCAATGCCTGGCCTTCTATCAG AAAGAAATTGCCTTGTATACGTCTGCGAAGGTTAATAGCGAATTTTGCTGGTTTGACATAGATGGTGATGTCGATCCCCTGTTTAAG GAATACTGGTGCAAAAGATTGCATCCCAAAAATGTATGTGAGAAAGTTTTCAGGCAGCCGCCACTAAGAAAAGCAAAGTTGAAGAAACAAGATCTTACTTTGACAAAACCGAAGATCGCACTTCTGCTTGCTGCTGATCGTATCGGCAAAACAATCCAGTATCACTGCACAGGCTTCTTGCCTAATAGGCGTCAG CATCGCATGGCGGGACTAGCTGCTATAGAGATTGCACAAAAGGTGTCCAAGATTTGGCGTTCATTACAATCAGAATGGAGGTTTTCTACTAAAAATACATCTAAAAGTGGAAGGCGGGCCCGGCGAAAAGAGAGAATCATAATTCCCAGCCCGAACAAAAACGGAGCTGGTTGTAGTACTAGTAGTAACTCAGAAACATCAACTTCAAGTGCATTGGAAGAGAAGCCATCAGGACAGTCTATTTTCTCATGGCTTCATCTTTATTCAATGGCCGTCAAGTGGAGACAGATTTCCGAACCCTGTGACCCTGTTGTTTGGGTCAACAGATTAAG TGAGGAGTTCAATACTGGATTTGGATCTCACACGCCTCTTATTCTTGGGCAAGCTAGGGTCGCTCGTTACTATCCACATTTTCAAAG AACATTAGATGTTGCAAAGACGGTAGTGAAGGATAACAGGTTTGTGTATAATAAGGCTGATGGCACTATAGATTTATCAAACGGTGGTAAACTAGAAGAG TTTTTGAAAGCTGAGTCATGTGCTGATCTTTATAAAGTGGTCGGTGAAGATTTCTGGTTGGCTACTTGGTGCAATAGTACGGCTTATCTGGG GAAACGGCTGGAAGGAACAAGGATCACTCTAGTTAAAAC AGGAGAACGTGGGTTTGACTTTGCGATTCGAACACCGTGTTCACCTGATAGATGGGATGATTTTGATGCAGAAATGACATCATCTTGGGAA GCGTTGTGTAATGCTTATTGTGGTGAGACATATGGGTCGAATGATTTTGGCACGCTTGAAAATGTCAGAGAAGCAATCTTAAGGATGACGTATTACTG GTATAACTTCATGCCACTTTCAAGAGGGTCTGCTGTTGTGGGGTTTTCGGTGATGCTTGGACTTCTTCTAGCTGCTAATATGGAGTTCACTGGAAGCATACCAGAAGGGCGTCAAGTTGACTGGGATGCCATTATGAGTTTGGACCCGAATTCGTTCATGGATTCTGTTAAAAGTTGGTTGTATCCATCTTTAAAGGTCACTCCTACGTTGAAAGACATACCAGATGTAGCCTCAACTCTCGAGACAACCGGTTCGGTTGTTGCTGCCCTTAGCTCTTATAATGCATCCTAA